The DNA window TGCGTTCGGGCGCCATCTGCCGTGTGATCAGATACCGTTCGAGCAGCTGGAGCGGCGTCAGCGCTTCGATAGATTCTTGGCTGCCCAGCCGGAGCCGTGTCGGCCGTTCCACTTCACGCGTGATAGCGGCGATATGAAAGGCCGGCGCCAGCGCTCGTCGAATGGCCGCGTCGTCTAGTTTGGCATTGGCCTGAGGCGTCGTCTGGATCGTCAGGCGCACTACTGCGTCTTGGATCGGATGCGCGGTGATAGCCTCTAACACTTGTTGGGTGGGATTTTCCCCATCCACCCGTACGTGGATAGTAATGAATTGGCGGGCGTTCACGGGGACGAAGCGCCAACGGGCCCTCCCCTTGTCCAGCTCTACGAGGACAAACCCTTTGTTCTCCTCCGCCTCACCGAAGTCGATGCGCTCCAAGCTGCCACAGTAAACGATGGGTGGGTCTTCTGCGAGGCACTGGTGCTTGTGGATATGTCCAAGCGCCACATAGTCGAAGGCAGGATGACGCATCAGGCTCAAAGGTAGCACTAGATCGCGGCCGAGCATAATGTTGCGTTCACTACCATACACTGCGCCCTGCACTGTGCCGTGGGCCACTAGAATGGTCGGCAGGGCTGGATCGAGCTCGCTAACCAGGCCTGCCGGCCCCTGGATAAGGTTTTCCAGCTTGTTAAGCATGAGCTGATGAATCTCTTCCAGGCTGAGATTTTTGAACTCCTCGCGGGCTAGCAGGGCACTGCGTGTGATCCAGGGCAGGGCAACGATCTGGGCGATACCGTGGCGAGTGTCGATGCGATAG is part of the Anaerolineae bacterium genome and encodes:
- a CDS encoding exonuclease SbcCD subunit D; translated protein: MEYMIRVLHFADLHLGIENYGRLDPQTGLSTRLVDFLRAFDSLVDFAAKEAVDLVIFAGDAFKTRDPSPTHQREFARRIHHLAHVLHIPTFLLVGNHDLPNIAGHAHAIEIFQTLNVENVWVARRPGIYRIDTRHGIAQIVALPWITRSALLAREEFKNLSLEEIHQLMLNKLENLIQGPAGLVSELDPALPTILVAHGTVQGAVYGSERNIMLGRDLVLPLSLMRHPAFDYVALGHIHKHQCLAEDPPIVYCGSLERIDFGEAEENKGFVLVELDKGRARWRFVPVNARQFITIHVRVDGENPTQQVLEAITAHPIQDAVVRLTIQTTPQANAKLDDAAIRRALAPAFHIAAITREVERPTRLRLGSQESIEALTPLQLLERYLITRQMAPERIAVLLRYARQLMAAEE